The following proteins are co-located in the Fluviicola sp. genome:
- a CDS encoding type IX secretion system membrane protein PorP/SprF produces the protein MKKIVALIMGFVWVNGFAQQDPHFTQFFDNTLFVNPAYAGSKDVLNITTLHREQWVGFAGRPVSTTVSVHSPLKYRSIGLGITYINDNVGPVKQNLFYGDFSYTLRFKNKSKLAFGVKGGINLINIGSNNLNTTVDGDVNLMNNVRNLVNPNFGFGVYYHTPKWFIGASTPKLLEKSYDGSKTNLEKRHYFAHAGGVIKLNEDWKLRPIAQVKFTPGAPLSIDISAAGIYRDRFYIGALYRPEAAVGAFAQFQVSNQFRLGFATDFGTQKIRNYNYGTFEIMLSYDFVFKNSGVRSPRYF, from the coding sequence ATGAAAAAGATAGTAGCATTGATTATGGGATTTGTTTGGGTGAATGGTTTCGCCCAACAGGATCCTCACTTTACTCAATTTTTCGATAACACCTTGTTTGTTAACCCGGCTTACGCAGGAAGTAAAGATGTGTTGAACATCACAACGCTTCACCGCGAACAATGGGTAGGATTTGCAGGAAGGCCGGTCTCAACGACTGTGAGTGTTCATTCACCGTTGAAGTATCGTTCGATCGGTTTGGGGATTACCTACATCAATGACAATGTGGGGCCAGTGAAGCAAAACCTGTTTTACGGGGATTTTTCCTATACGCTGCGGTTCAAGAATAAATCGAAGTTGGCTTTCGGTGTCAAAGGCGGGATCAACCTGATCAATATCGGTTCCAACAACCTGAACACAACCGTGGATGGTGATGTGAACCTGATGAACAATGTGCGCAACCTGGTAAATCCGAATTTTGGATTCGGTGTTTATTACCATACTCCGAAATGGTTTATCGGAGCAAGTACTCCTAAATTACTGGAGAAAAGCTACGACGGATCCAAAACAAACCTGGAGAAGCGTCATTATTTCGCGCATGCAGGAGGGGTAATCAAACTGAATGAAGATTGGAAACTGAGACCGATAGCGCAGGTGAAATTTACACCGGGTGCACCCTTGAGTATAGATATTTCTGCCGCGGGAATTTACCGTGACCGATTCTACATCGGGGCATTGTACCGTCCGGAAGCAGCTGTGGGAGCTTTTGCTCAATTCCAGGTAAGCAATCAATTCAGACTAGGATTTGCAACCGATTTCGGAACGCAAAAAATCCGCAATTACAACTATGGTACGTTCGAGATCATGTTGTCGTATGATTTTGTATTTAAAAATTCAGGAGTACGTTCTCCGCGTTACTTCTAA
- a CDS encoding OmpA family protein: MRQITLTFALLLAVHVVYGQAGKLRRADNYYHTLAFALAADQYEGLLGSEVDSPQMQSKLAYSYFRTEQFEKAEKIYATVLEKSSDTEDMYRYAQVLKINGKYALSDEWMSKFAALKPEDARSQSFMAQKNYREYIEASAPRFSIENWKNNTEFTDFGAYPSLDQTRLYFLSNRSERAFIHNNWTWNNERFLELHVATMDARNEVVNQEVLPKKVNSRFHEGPVGFHPNGKWVVYTRNNMTKGSKRKDKQGIQNLKLYIADIRDGKWVNEREFTYNSKDYSVGHPGFTPDGKWMYFSSDKPGGFGGADIYKVAVKEDGTFGEPVNLGKEINTEGQEMFPWISPEGHLFFSSDGLTGLGGLDLFVWLSDNGNFTEVRNCGTVLNSSYDDFALSTLKDGKEGYFSSNRPGGKGGDDIYHFQQLTPFNLGLLVKGTTKDKNSGILAQTKVWLMNAAAQKLDSVLSDENGNFEFRLKRDMNYQLVAQKPDYFDGKASVTTIQLPAETRMIEKDLMLEKDPGFALLAIIKDAKTSQMLDSVKVEITDVRTDKQVIADQTDSKGEIFQSLASNKIGDVLNYTIKLSRPGYLTKELKYTVSLTQAGVIELHKALDLNMDKLAAGIDLATVIDIKPIYFDLGKYIIRKDAARELDKIVKVMTDYPTMVIELGSHTDCRGSIASNEKLSDNRAKASAAYIKARIQNPERIYGKGYGESKLKNGCACEGPVKSTCSETEHQENRRTEFIIQKM, encoded by the coding sequence ATGAGACAAATTACTTTAACATTCGCACTGCTTTTGGCTGTTCACGTAGTATACGGACAGGCAGGGAAATTGCGCAGAGCAGATAATTATTACCATACCCTTGCATTTGCTTTGGCTGCTGACCAGTACGAAGGATTGCTTGGCTCAGAAGTGGACTCGCCTCAGATGCAGTCAAAACTCGCGTACAGTTATTTCCGTACAGAGCAATTTGAAAAGGCGGAAAAAATCTACGCAACGGTTCTGGAAAAGTCATCCGATACAGAAGATATGTATCGCTATGCACAGGTATTGAAAATCAATGGTAAATATGCTTTGTCAGACGAATGGATGAGCAAGTTTGCGGCGTTGAAACCGGAGGATGCACGTTCACAATCGTTCATGGCTCAGAAGAATTACCGCGAATACATTGAGGCATCGGCGCCGCGTTTTAGCATTGAAAACTGGAAAAACAATACGGAGTTTACAGATTTCGGAGCTTACCCGTCCCTGGACCAAACCCGTTTGTATTTTCTTTCGAACCGCTCGGAGCGGGCGTTCATACACAATAACTGGACGTGGAACAATGAACGCTTCCTGGAATTGCATGTAGCAACAATGGATGCCAGGAATGAAGTGGTGAACCAGGAAGTTCTTCCTAAAAAAGTAAACAGCCGTTTTCACGAAGGGCCGGTAGGCTTTCATCCGAACGGGAAATGGGTGGTCTACACACGCAATAACATGACGAAAGGAAGCAAGCGCAAAGACAAGCAGGGAATTCAAAACCTGAAATTGTATATTGCAGATATCCGCGACGGAAAGTGGGTGAACGAAAGAGAATTCACCTATAATTCAAAAGATTATTCGGTGGGACATCCGGGTTTTACTCCCGACGGAAAATGGATGTACTTTTCTTCGGACAAACCGGGAGGATTTGGCGGAGCAGATATTTATAAGGTAGCAGTAAAAGAAGATGGAACCTTCGGGGAACCGGTAAATCTGGGAAAAGAGATCAATACCGAAGGGCAGGAAATGTTCCCATGGATAAGCCCGGAAGGACATTTGTTTTTCAGTTCGGACGGACTTACCGGTCTGGGCGGATTGGACTTGTTTGTGTGGTTATCCGATAACGGAAACTTTACAGAAGTTCGAAACTGCGGCACCGTATTGAACTCAAGCTACGATGATTTTGCACTAAGCACTTTGAAAGATGGGAAAGAAGGTTATTTTTCTTCGAATCGTCCGGGTGGCAAAGGTGGCGACGATATCTACCATTTTCAGCAATTGACGCCGTTCAACCTCGGTTTACTGGTAAAGGGAACTACGAAGGATAAAAATTCAGGGATTCTTGCACAAACGAAAGTTTGGTTAATGAATGCAGCGGCTCAGAAACTGGATTCGGTCCTTTCAGACGAAAACGGGAATTTCGAATTCCGTTTGAAGCGCGATATGAACTACCAATTAGTAGCTCAAAAACCGGATTATTTTGACGGAAAGGCATCTGTTACAACGATTCAGCTGCCGGCAGAAACACGTATGATCGAGAAAGACCTGATGCTGGAAAAAGATCCCGGATTTGCACTACTGGCAATCATTAAAGATGCCAAAACCTCTCAAATGCTGGACAGTGTAAAAGTGGAGATTACAGATGTTCGAACGGATAAGCAGGTCATTGCCGATCAGACCGACAGTAAGGGAGAAATCTTTCAGTCACTTGCATCCAATAAAATAGGGGATGTGTTGAATTACACAATCAAATTATCGCGGCCGGGTTACCTCACAAAAGAATTGAAATACACGGTTTCCCTGACACAGGCCGGAGTCATTGAATTGCATAAAGCACTGGATTTGAATATGGATAAACTGGCTGCCGGAATTGATTTAGCTACAGTGATCGATATCAAACCGATTTATTTCGACCTGGGCAAATACATTATCCGTAAAGATGCGGCCAGGGAATTGGATAAGATCGTGAAAGTAATGACCGACTACCCGACGATGGTTATTGAGTTGGGTTCACACACAGATTGCCGTGGTTCGATCGCTTCCAACGAGAAATTATCTGATAATCGTGCGAAAGCTTCAGCGGCTTACATCAAAGCGCGTATCCAAAATCCGGAACGCATTTACGGAAAAGGATACGGTGAGTCGAAATTGAAAAACGGATGTGCCTGTGAAGGTCCTGTGAAATCCACGTGTTCTGAAACGGAGCACCAGGAAAACAGAAGAACAGAGTTCATCATTCAGAAAATGTAA
- a CDS encoding DUF1801 domain-containing protein, giving the protein MKTEGTTPEQIIANCPEDRQEAMMTLRKTILDNLPQGFSEGIGYGMIGYAVPHSLYPAGYHCDPKLPLPFMSFASQKNFIAFYHMGLYADPKLLDWFQTEYAKVSKTKLDMGKSCVRFKKPDQIPFELIGRLVAKVTPQDWIDTYESNYKPKSK; this is encoded by the coding sequence ATGAAAACAGAAGGAACAACACCGGAACAAATCATTGCAAATTGTCCGGAAGACCGGCAGGAAGCAATGATGACACTGAGAAAAACCATTTTGGACAATCTTCCTCAGGGATTTAGTGAAGGAATCGGGTATGGAATGATCGGTTATGCCGTTCCTCATTCCCTGTATCCGGCAGGCTATCATTGCGATCCCAAATTGCCTTTGCCTTTTATGAGTTTTGCTTCACAGAAGAATTTCATCGCATTTTACCACATGGGATTGTATGCGGATCCGAAACTCCTGGATTGGTTCCAAACGGAATATGCCAAAGTAAGCAAGACCAAACTGGACATGGGGAAAAGCTGTGTGCGTTTCAAAAAACCGGACCAAATCCCATTTGAACTGATCGGTCGATTGGTTGCTAAAGTAACCCCTCAGGATTGGATCGATACCTACGAAAGCAATTATAAACCAAAATCCAAATAG
- a CDS encoding T9SS type A sorting domain-containing protein gives MKNRYILLLISLLAGWAENSQAQCSGGSSFSSVAAPTGSTATTISSCNWTGDYNTITGVVAGNSYTLTVSPSACITVHSGSPTGPVVAFGTSSVPFTAATSGTYYMTLNANCTGCGTGSTTCLTTTILCSSCAGPCGSPSPISGCGQGFTVSTTGASSYVSTLCATSTPGLEQVYSYTASSTGNYSFNVTSVTGGGYAIGWKTGGCSATGWNCAGTATTPGSVGSIALTAGTTYYFILDATSTAASSISFSLTCPAGGPTVAGDCVVAANVCSNASFAIDPNGYGAINEICSAGLCAANPSTNVNGTNPGCLLSGELNSTWMIVNVLTGGSLTFQLGTPNSGTLNCLDWAMWAYTPSTCSAISAGTQAPVRCNYNGSCEQFTGISSTLPAGATSMTNWEAPVTAASYTKYLICLSNYSSAITTVPLSFGGTAVVSCSPLGAETMSLSGESESGYNILKWTSSSEFNVDKYIIERSENGSDYTGIGELEAQGLSLDALNYQFEDMQPLTGMSYYRVRMVRNNGSNVTSNTLSIEQQFMNDLELVKAFPNPADENLNVVLSSKTESAYQLTLSTLNGQKVLDYSQTVQKGLTYYSMDTREFQNGFYFLTISQDGKVLSTHKIIIE, from the coding sequence ATGAAAAATCGCTACATCCTATTACTCATTTCGCTACTTGCCGGCTGGGCTGAAAACAGCCAGGCACAATGTTCCGGAGGTTCTTCTTTCTCATCAGTCGCTGCACCGACAGGATCAACCGCAACAACCATCAGTTCCTGCAACTGGACAGGCGACTACAATACCATAACCGGTGTTGTAGCAGGAAATTCCTACACATTAACCGTATCTCCTTCCGCATGTATTACGGTACACAGCGGATCACCCACCGGTCCGGTAGTTGCATTCGGAACCTCATCCGTTCCATTTACAGCGGCTACTTCCGGAACCTACTACATGACTCTGAACGCAAACTGTACCGGATGCGGAACAGGCAGCACAACTTGTTTAACAACAACCATTCTGTGCAGTTCCTGTGCAGGACCTTGTGGCTCACCCTCGCCCATTTCAGGATGCGGCCAGGGATTTACTGTGAGTACAACAGGTGCATCTTCGTATGTTTCTACTTTGTGTGCAACATCCACACCCGGTTTGGAGCAAGTATATTCCTACACGGCATCTTCTACCGGAAACTATTCGTTTAACGTGACTTCCGTTACAGGAGGTGGTTACGCAATCGGATGGAAAACGGGAGGATGTTCTGCAACAGGATGGAACTGTGCAGGGACAGCAACAACACCCGGCTCTGTCGGATCTATAGCATTGACTGCCGGTACAACCTATTACTTTATATTGGATGCTACTTCTACCGCAGCATCGAGTATTTCATTCTCTCTGACTTGTCCGGCAGGTGGGCCAACCGTTGCAGGAGATTGTGTGGTAGCGGCAAATGTTTGCTCCAACGCATCTTTTGCCATCGACCCGAACGGTTACGGAGCAATCAATGAAATATGTTCCGCCGGGCTTTGCGCAGCAAATCCTTCTACCAATGTGAACGGTACGAATCCGGGGTGTTTACTTTCAGGAGAATTGAACAGCACCTGGATGATCGTAAACGTATTGACGGGTGGTTCTTTAACTTTCCAGTTGGGAACACCGAACTCCGGAACACTCAATTGCCTGGATTGGGCCATGTGGGCTTATACTCCTTCCACCTGCTCTGCTATCAGTGCCGGAACACAAGCTCCTGTTCGCTGTAATTACAACGGTTCCTGCGAACAATTTACAGGGATCTCTTCCACACTTCCTGCCGGTGCAACTTCTATGACCAACTGGGAAGCACCCGTAACTGCGGCTTCCTATACCAAATACCTCATTTGTTTATCCAATTACTCTTCCGCAATCACGACTGTGCCATTATCATTCGGTGGAACTGCAGTGGTGAGTTGTTCACCGCTCGGAGCAGAAACCATGAGTTTATCCGGCGAAAGCGAATCGGGTTACAATATCCTGAAATGGACAAGTTCCAGTGAGTTCAATGTGGATAAATACATCATTGAGCGCAGTGAAAACGGAAGTGATTATACCGGAATCGGTGAACTGGAAGCACAAGGCTTAAGTCTGGATGCATTGAATTACCAATTCGAGGATATGCAACCGCTTACCGGAATGTCTTACTATCGCGTAAGAATGGTTCGCAACAACGGTTCAAATGTTACTTCAAATACCCTGTCAATCGAACAGCAATTCATGAATGACCTGGAATTGGTCAAAGCATTCCCGAATCCGGCTGATGAAAACCTGAATGTGGTTCTTTCGTCTAAAACAGAATCCGCTTACCAATTGACACTTTCTACTTTGAATGGTCAAAAAGTACTGGACTACAGCCAAACCGTTCAGAAAGGATTGACATACTATTCCATGGATACCCGCGAATTTCAAAACGGGTTCTACTTCCTGACCATCTCTCAGGACGGCAAAGTATTGTCCACACACAAGATCATTATCGAATAA
- the rsmG gene encoding 16S rRNA (guanine(527)-N(7))-methyltransferase RsmG translates to MDLILKYFPDLTDQQRSQFEQLKELYLFWNAQINVISRKDTDDFYERHVLHSLGIAKIMKFAPGSSLMDIGTGGGFPGIPLAILFPEVQFHLVDSIGKKIKVVKEVAQALELKNVRATHARAEEITEKFDFIVSRAVTAMPAFLPWTKGKFLKENKNPFPNGILYLKGGDLKEELSPVKQSYTIHSLQTIFAGEFFETKAVVYVDMTTN, encoded by the coding sequence ATGGATTTAATCCTCAAATACTTCCCGGATCTTACAGATCAGCAACGTTCACAATTTGAGCAGTTGAAGGAATTGTATTTGTTTTGGAACGCACAGATTAACGTCATTTCCCGCAAGGATACGGATGATTTTTACGAGCGTCATGTACTTCATTCGCTGGGAATTGCAAAGATCATGAAATTTGCACCCGGTTCTTCGTTGATGGACATTGGGACCGGCGGTGGCTTTCCGGGAATCCCCTTAGCTATTTTATTTCCGGAAGTACAATTCCACCTCGTTGATTCCATCGGGAAGAAAATCAAAGTGGTCAAAGAAGTTGCACAGGCTTTGGAACTGAAAAACGTTCGTGCTACACATGCCCGTGCAGAAGAAATCACCGAAAAATTTGATTTCATCGTGAGCAGGGCCGTGACAGCTATGCCAGCATTTTTACCCTGGACCAAAGGGAAATTTTTGAAAGAAAATAAGAACCCGTTTCCAAACGGAATTTTGTACCTGAAGGGCGGCGATCTGAAAGAAGAATTATCACCGGTCAAACAATCCTACACCATTCATTCCCTTCAAACCATCTTTGCAGGCGAATTTTTCGAGACCAAAGCAGTGGTATACGTTGATATGACAACGAATTAA
- the purL gene encoding phosphoribosylformylglycinamidine synthase subunit PurL, with product MSTSIKQEATVEQAVELGLRADEFEMIKGILGRTPNFTETAVYSVMWSEHCSYKNSIYWLKQLPKDGPHMLVKAGEENAGLVDLGDGIGCVFKIESHNHPSALEPYQGAATGVGGINRDIFTMGARPVAQLNSLRFGDIEEARTKWLVKGVVKGIGDYGNAFGIPIVGGEVFFDKSYNQNPLVNAFSAGIIDTKKVISAKAKGPGNPVYIVGSSTGKDGIAGAAFASKDITEESAQDLPSVQVGDPFMEKLLLEATMELANTDAIVGMQDMGAAGITCSTCEMSAGGGVGMEIHLDRVPTRQENMLPYEILLSESQERMLVVIQKGKEAVVKSIFDKWDLHAEEIGTVTDDGRVRYYMNGELVGDVPAESLVLGGGAPQYQREYSEPAYYQEYKKFNIDSVEQPDNLKEIGFFLLSQPNIASKRWVYEQYDSMVGTKTMTTNRPTDAGIVNLKGTEKALAMTVDCNSRYVNADPEVGTAIAVSEAARNIVVSGGIPSAITNCLNFGNPYNPESYWQFVGAIKGMSKACLKFETPVTGGNVSFYNQSNIGGKEIPVFPTPTIGMIGVVPDKSKIMSLDFKQKGDLIFILGDCVNDIASSEYLAKYHKIDASPAPHFDLEKEYALQEAVKGLISQELINAAHDCADGGLFVSLVEMSMPRGLGFDIVTDSEVREDAFLFGEAQSRVVVTVSEDTEEEFIEFMMGSGVNYTLLGHVTKGKMMVDDEHFGFISEAKEIFDNALGKLIEG from the coding sequence ATGAGTACTTCCATTAAGCAAGAAGCTACAGTAGAGCAAGCGGTTGAATTAGGTTTACGCGCTGATGAGTTTGAGATGATCAAAGGAATCCTCGGACGCACACCGAACTTCACGGAAACAGCCGTTTATTCTGTTATGTGGTCTGAACACTGTTCTTACAAAAACTCCATTTACTGGTTAAAACAATTACCAAAAGATGGTCCCCACATGTTGGTAAAAGCTGGTGAAGAAAATGCCGGACTGGTAGACTTGGGAGATGGAATCGGATGTGTTTTCAAAATCGAATCACACAACCACCCTTCTGCTTTGGAACCTTATCAGGGTGCGGCAACAGGAGTCGGAGGTATCAACCGCGATATCTTTACCATGGGAGCACGCCCGGTTGCACAGTTAAACTCATTGCGTTTCGGAGACATCGAAGAGGCGCGCACCAAATGGCTGGTGAAAGGAGTTGTGAAAGGAATTGGTGATTACGGAAATGCTTTCGGAATTCCGATCGTTGGCGGAGAAGTTTTCTTTGACAAATCATACAATCAGAACCCGTTGGTGAATGCTTTCTCTGCCGGAATTATCGATACGAAAAAAGTGATCTCAGCGAAAGCAAAAGGACCGGGCAACCCGGTTTATATCGTTGGTTCTTCTACCGGAAAAGACGGAATTGCAGGAGCAGCATTTGCTTCAAAAGATATTACAGAAGAATCCGCTCAGGATTTGCCATCCGTACAGGTTGGTGACCCGTTCATGGAAAAATTGCTGTTGGAAGCAACCATGGAATTGGCAAACACGGATGCTATTGTCGGAATGCAGGACATGGGTGCAGCAGGTATTACCTGTTCCACTTGTGAAATGAGTGCCGGAGGTGGTGTTGGAATGGAAATCCATTTGGACCGCGTTCCTACCCGCCAGGAAAACATGCTTCCTTATGAGATTTTGCTTTCCGAATCACAGGAACGTATGCTCGTAGTGATCCAAAAAGGAAAAGAAGCCGTAGTAAAAAGCATTTTCGACAAGTGGGATTTACATGCTGAAGAAATCGGAACGGTCACAGACGACGGACGTGTTCGTTATTACATGAACGGAGAACTGGTTGGAGATGTTCCTGCCGAGTCATTGGTACTTGGTGGTGGTGCTCCTCAATACCAGCGCGAATATTCCGAGCCTGCTTATTACCAGGAATATAAAAAATTCAATATCGACTCGGTAGAACAACCGGATAACCTGAAAGAAATCGGGTTCTTCCTGTTGAGCCAGCCGAATATCGCTTCCAAGCGTTGGGTTTACGAACAGTACGACTCCATGGTTGGAACAAAAACAATGACTACCAACCGCCCTACGGATGCAGGAATTGTAAACCTGAAAGGAACTGAAAAAGCATTGGCAATGACGGTAGATTGTAATTCCCGTTATGTGAATGCTGATCCGGAAGTAGGAACTGCAATCGCGGTTTCAGAAGCTGCCCGCAACATCGTTGTTTCTGGAGGTATTCCAAGTGCAATCACGAACTGCTTGAATTTCGGAAACCCATACAACCCGGAATCTTACTGGCAATTCGTAGGTGCAATCAAGGGAATGTCGAAAGCATGTCTGAAGTTCGAAACACCGGTTACCGGAGGAAACGTTTCTTTCTACAATCAAAGTAATATCGGAGGAAAAGAAATTCCGGTATTCCCTACTCCAACGATCGGAATGATCGGGGTAGTTCCTGATAAATCGAAGATCATGTCTTTGGATTTCAAACAAAAAGGAGATTTGATCTTCATTTTGGGAGATTGCGTAAACGACATTGCGTCTTCTGAATACCTGGCGAAATACCATAAAATCGACGCTTCTCCGGCTCCTCATTTTGATTTGGAGAAAGAGTATGCACTGCAGGAAGCCGTAAAAGGATTGATCAGCCAGGAGTTGATTAATGCGGCTCACGACTGTGCTGATGGCGGATTGTTCGTTTCATTGGTTGAAATGTCTATGCCACGCGGACTTGGTTTCGATATCGTTACTGATTCGGAAGTGCGTGAAGATGCATTCCTGTTCGGGGAAGCTCAAAGCCGCGTTGTGGTAACAGTTTCCGAAGACACGGAAGAAGAATTCATCGAATTCATGATGGGAAGCGGTGTGAATTACACACTTCTTGGCCACGTTACAAAAGGTAAAATGATGGTTGACGACGAGCATTTCGGATTTATCTCCGAAGCAAAAGAGATTTTTGACAATGCTCTGGGAAAACTGATTGAAGGATAA
- a CDS encoding SDR family NAD(P)-dependent oxidoreductase, with translation MKKTVFITGATAGFGEATARIFADNGWNLVLTGRRMERLESLKKELQPKGVDIVLLNFDVRSEEEVNRAVESLSEEVKNNLSVLVNNAGLAVGRGPIDSGETDDWDRMIDTNVKGLLYVTRAISPVLKKNGGGHIVNIASIAGKEVYAGGNVYCATKHAVDALSRAMRIDLVHDHIKVSNIAPGAAETEFSLVRFKGDEQTAKNVYDGFDPLMAEDIADAVYYVCSRPKHVCINDLVIMPSAQASSTIFHKTHS, from the coding sequence ATGAAGAAAACTGTTTTTATTACCGGCGCAACAGCTGGTTTTGGAGAAGCAACGGCACGTATTTTTGCCGATAATGGATGGAACCTGGTTTTGACCGGGCGAAGAATGGAGCGTTTGGAGTCGCTGAAAAAAGAACTTCAGCCAAAAGGAGTCGATATCGTGTTGCTGAATTTTGATGTTCGCAGCGAAGAAGAAGTAAACCGGGCAGTTGAATCCCTTTCTGAAGAAGTGAAAAACAACTTGTCTGTGTTGGTCAACAATGCTGGTTTGGCGGTTGGCCGCGGACCTATCGATTCCGGTGAAACAGATGATTGGGACCGCATGATCGATACCAATGTCAAAGGATTGCTGTACGTGACGCGTGCCATTTCCCCGGTTTTAAAAAAGAACGGCGGCGGACACATCGTCAATATTGCCAGCATTGCAGGAAAAGAAGTGTATGCCGGCGGAAATGTTTACTGTGCAACGAAACATGCAGTTGATGCTTTGTCCAGAGCGATGCGTATTGATTTGGTACACGACCATATTAAGGTAAGCAACATTGCTCCCGGGGCGGCAGAAACAGAGTTTTCACTCGTGCGGTTTAAGGGAGACGAACAAACGGCCAAAAATGTATACGATGGTTTTGATCCGCTTATGGCGGAAGATATTGCCGATGCGGTTTACTATGTTTGTTCCCGTCCGAAACATGTCTGCATCAACGACCTGGTGATTATGCCAAGCGCACAGGCAAGTTCAACCATCTTTCACAAAACTCATTCCTGA
- a CDS encoding amidohydrolase, whose translation MKAIYFLAVLAIGASCMKGQSVDLVIHNAKIHTMDDQNSIAQAIAIRDGKIIEVGPDRQIMNKYSADEFIDAEGKDIFPGFADAHGHMMSLARQKLSANLVGSASMEELVVRVEKYAQKKERPVIVGGGWDQSLWNTKELPTNELLNEKFPNKPVVLYRIDGHAVLVNDAALKKYGVNASSQVEGGAILKNEDGTPTGILLDNAISLVSNKLPDFSDHELSVALMEIQQELFGYGITDVHEAGLTPHDFKLIRRLVKDNKLTIGIYGMLYTEKENTDFAKKHGILKEKNLLVRSFKVMGDGALGSRGALLKKPYSDDIHNHGLLTTSLVDMKRYSSLAELTGYQLNIHAIGDSTNRLVLELIQAYSQKNPDHRWRLEHAQVIDPADFDLLASSGAFPSVQPTHAVSDQRWAESRLGKARLRGAYAYNTLLQKAGMLAIGTDFPVESTNPFLTIHAAVNRKNAEGDPIEGFLMEEALTEEACLRGMTIWAAFASFQEATKGSLEKGKDATLVMLESPFTSKGGYNPNYSNRTFIQGKPVFSME comes from the coding sequence ATGAAAGCGATTTATTTTTTAGCGGTTTTGGCAATCGGTGCTTCCTGCATGAAAGGGCAATCGGTTGATCTGGTAATCCACAATGCGAAGATCCACACGATGGATGATCAGAATTCGATAGCACAGGCCATCGCGATCCGTGACGGAAAAATCATTGAGGTGGGACCCGATCGTCAGATCATGAACAAATACAGTGCAGATGAATTCATCGATGCGGAAGGAAAAGACATTTTCCCGGGATTTGCGGATGCACACGGGCACATGATGAGTTTGGCCCGGCAGAAATTGTCTGCAAACCTTGTCGGATCGGCTTCCATGGAGGAGTTGGTTGTGCGGGTGGAAAAATATGCACAGAAAAAAGAACGTCCGGTGATTGTTGGCGGCGGCTGGGACCAAAGCTTGTGGAATACGAAAGAACTTCCAACCAATGAGTTGCTGAATGAAAAATTCCCCAACAAGCCGGTGGTGCTTTACCGCATCGACGGGCATGCTGTTTTGGTGAATGATGCGGCACTGAAGAAATATGGGGTGAATGCCTCTTCGCAGGTAGAAGGCGGTGCTATTTTAAAAAACGAAGACGGAACACCTACCGGTATTTTATTGGACAATGCGATTTCCCTGGTCAGTAATAAACTACCCGATTTCTCGGACCATGAACTGAGCGTAGCCTTGATGGAAATCCAGCAGGAATTATTCGGATATGGAATAACGGATGTGCATGAAGCAGGGTTGACTCCGCACGACTTTAAACTGATTCGCCGCTTGGTAAAAGACAATAAACTGACTATCGGGATATACGGAATGCTTTACACGGAAAAAGAAAATACGGATTTTGCCAAAAAGCATGGGATTTTGAAAGAAAAGAACCTGCTGGTACGTTCGTTTAAAGTAATGGGCGACGGAGCTTTGGGGTCGCGGGGTGCGCTTTTAAAGAAACCATATTCGGATGATATTCACAATCACGGGTTGCTGACGACTTCCCTGGTAGATATGAAGCGTTATTCTTCCCTGGCGGAATTGACCGGCTACCAGTTGAATATTCACGCCATCGGAGATTCCACTAACCGGTTGGTGCTGGAATTGATTCAGGCATATTCCCAGAAGAACCCGGATCACCGCTGGAGACTGGAACACGCACAGGTAATCGATCCGGCAGATTTTGATTTACTGGCAAGTTCGGGAGCATTTCCTTCCGTGCAGCCAACGCATGCGGTGAGTGATCAGCGCTGGGCGGAATCGCGCCTGGGGAAAGCCCGTTTGCGCGGAGCTTATGCTTACAACACCTTGTTGCAAAAAGCCGGTATGCTGGCAATCGGAACGGATTTTCCGGTGGAAAGCACCAATCCTTTCCTGACGATACATGCGGCAGTGAACAGGAAAAATGCAGAGGGCGATCCGATTGAAGGATTTTTAATGGAAGAAGCGCTGACGGAAGAAGCTTGTTTGCGTGGAATGACTATTTGGGCGGCATTTGCCAGTTTCCAGGAAGCAACAAAAGGTAGTTTGGAAAAAGGGAAAGACGCAACGCTGGTGATGCTGGAAAGTCCGTTCACTTCCAAAGGAGGATACAATCCGAATTATTCAAACCGTACATTCATTCAAGGAAAACCGGTGTTTTCGATGGAGTAA